The DNA sequence TCGCATGCGATGCCACCCACTTGTTGAAAATACGTAAACTGAGTCACTTCCATGCCATCTAGCCAGACCTCCCAGCCTAGCCCCCAAGCGCCCAGCGTCGGGCTCTCCCAGTTATCCTCGACGAAGCGGATGTCGTGATCTTTTAAATTTAACCCGAGCTTTTCAAGGCTTTTTAGATAAAGCTCTTGGATATTTTCTGGACTTGGCTTTATGAGTACTTGAAACTGATAATAAGCGCCTAGGCGGTTTGGGTTTTCGCCGTATCTGCCATCAGTTGGACGGCGGCTTGGAGCTACATATGCAGTCGCCCACGGCTTTGGTCCGAGGCTCCTTAAAAATGTCGCTTGGTGATATGTGCCCGCACCAGCTGGCATGTCGTATGGTTGAAGTATCACGCAGCCTTGCTCTTGCCAATAGTTTTGAAGGGTTAATATTATTTGTGAAAATGT is a window from the Campylobacter concisus genome containing:
- the glyQ gene encoding glycine--tRNA ligase subunit alpha, with amino-acid sequence MTFSQIILTLQNYWQEQGCVILQPYDMPAGAGTYHQATFLRSLGPKPWATAYVAPSRRPTDGRYGENPNRLGAYYQFQVLIKPSPENIQELYLKSLEKLGLNLKDHDIRFVEDNWESPTLGAWGLGWEVWLDGMEVTQFTYFQQVGGIACELISGEITYGLERLAMYLQDVNSVYDIVWDDRNGNIVTYADVHKQGEFEWSKYNFEVANVDMLFNQFENAFNECKRCLEAKISLPAYDYCMLAAHTFNVLDARGAISVTQRQDYILKIRELAKECALTYKESLEQK